A stretch of Paenibacillus peoriae DNA encodes these proteins:
- a CDS encoding histidine phosphatase family protein, whose product MKRIYFVRHAQATGQEPDARLTDEGTRQAEQLVDFMENVGVEYIVSSPWKRAVRTIQPLAERKQLQVYTDVRLQERVLSHEHLDHWLDVLEQTYLDEDLKLEGGESSREAVDRGIQLVQELIERAEKTVIIVTHGALLSLLIRHYDPQFGFEDWKKLSNPDVYLLELKEAEAKIHRVWG is encoded by the coding sequence GTGAAGAGAATTTATTTTGTCAGACATGCCCAAGCAACAGGACAGGAACCAGATGCCCGACTTACCGATGAGGGTACCCGACAAGCTGAGCAGTTGGTTGATTTTATGGAGAATGTAGGTGTGGAATATATTGTGTCCAGCCCGTGGAAACGGGCCGTGCGAACCATTCAGCCCTTGGCTGAACGGAAACAGTTGCAGGTGTATACTGATGTACGTCTTCAAGAACGGGTACTTAGCCATGAGCATTTGGATCATTGGCTGGACGTGCTGGAACAGACCTATTTGGACGAGGACTTGAAGCTGGAGGGAGGGGAATCATCCCGTGAAGCAGTAGATCGAGGAATCCAGCTTGTTCAGGAGCTTATAGAGCGGGCGGAAAAAACGGTTATCATTGTAACTCATGGAGCTTTACTATCTCTTCTCATTCGACATTACGATCCGCAGTTTGGGTTTGAGGACTGGAAAAAGCTTTCGAATCCCGACGTGTATTTGCTAGAACTGAAAGAAGCAGAAGCCAAGATTCACAGAGTGTGGGGTTGA
- a CDS encoding YunG family protein, with protein sequence MKANRFLELEKALFRAWSLESSSKWTANNPASGQCGVTALVVQDRLGGDILKTWLDSGWHYYNRIGEGIVDFTRSQFSIPPQYQDVYSNREEAFSDTNAEQYAALSQRLKEFPNEEE encoded by the coding sequence TTGAAGGCAAACCGTTTTTTAGAATTAGAAAAGGCGTTGTTTCGAGCTTGGTCTTTGGAGTCTAGCTCTAAATGGACAGCAAATAACCCCGCGTCTGGGCAATGTGGTGTCACAGCACTCGTCGTTCAGGACAGGCTTGGCGGCGATATTTTGAAAACATGGCTGGATAGTGGTTGGCACTATTACAACCGTATTGGTGAGGGCATTGTAGATTTTACGAGGTCTCAATTTTCAATCCCTCCACAGTATCAGGATGTATACTCCAACCGGGAGGAGGCTTTTTCGGACACCAATGCAGAGCAGTATGCAGCCTTAAGTCAGAGATTAAAGGAATTTCCAAACGAAGAAGAATAA
- a CDS encoding pentapeptide repeat-containing protein has protein sequence MYSANCEQCFGLCCVALPYAKSADFAFNKDGGTPCQNLNADYRCNIHKNLRNNGLRGCTVYDCFGAGQKVSQVTYNGKSWRDDPAIAEEMFNIFPIMQQLHEMLYYLNEALNLKETHPIYTDLQKAMAKTEQLTNQDPKSLINLHVPTHRALVNDLLLQTSELVREKVKKNIEHNKYSKKIRSRDLIGANLRGANLRGTNLRGVLLIAADLREADLRMTDLIGTDFRDADLSGANLEGSIFLTQAQLNSAKGNCKTKLPPSLSIPYHWLH, from the coding sequence TTGTATAGTGCAAATTGTGAACAATGTTTTGGTTTATGCTGTGTAGCCTTGCCTTATGCTAAATCAGCCGATTTTGCTTTTAATAAGGACGGAGGAACCCCTTGTCAAAACCTAAATGCGGATTATCGTTGTAATATTCATAAGAACCTAAGAAATAACGGCTTGCGAGGCTGTACAGTATATGATTGCTTTGGAGCAGGCCAAAAAGTTTCCCAAGTTACATACAACGGAAAAAGCTGGCGAGACGATCCGGCAATAGCTGAGGAAATGTTCAATATATTTCCCATCATGCAACAGCTTCATGAAATGCTTTATTACCTAAATGAAGCCCTTAACTTAAAAGAAACTCATCCCATCTATACAGACTTACAAAAGGCTATGGCGAAAACCGAGCAGCTTACGAATCAAGATCCAAAATCTCTCATAAATCTTCATGTACCCACCCATAGGGCGTTAGTCAATGATTTACTTTTACAAACAAGTGAGTTAGTACGAGAAAAAGTTAAGAAAAACATAGAGCACAACAAATATAGTAAAAAAATCAGAAGTAGAGACCTTATCGGGGCTAATTTAAGAGGCGCTAATCTTAGAGGTACCAACCTGAGAGGAGTTTTACTGATTGCTGCTGATTTGCGAGAGGCTGACCTGAGAATGACAGACTTGATCGGTACGGATTTTAGAGATGCTGATTTAAGTGGGGCTAATCTGGAAGGAAGTATCTTTCTTACACAGGCGCAATTAAATTCGGCTAAGGGCAATTGTAAAACCAAACTGCCCCCTTCTCTAAGCATTCCATACCATTGGCTGCATTAG
- a CDS encoding VOC family protein: MHDSNPKITTFFMFSGQAEEAMQYYTSVFKPSGIMSIFHQEDGTVLHAVFNLKGQTFMAIDYNHQDKHPFTPALSLFVTCDSEEEIHRVFGQLSQEGRVLMPLEASPVSQQFGWVEDKYGVSWQLNLAKD; the protein is encoded by the coding sequence ATGCATGATTCCAATCCAAAAATTACAACATTTTTCATGTTCTCTGGTCAAGCAGAAGAAGCCATGCAATATTATACCTCTGTCTTTAAGCCGTCTGGTATCATGAGCATTTTCCATCAGGAAGATGGGACCGTGTTACATGCCGTATTCAACCTCAAAGGGCAAACCTTTATGGCTATAGACTATAACCATCAGGACAAACACCCTTTTACCCCAGCTCTATCGCTATTCGTCACTTGTGATTCGGAAGAAGAAATTCATCGTGTGTTTGGTCAGCTATCTCAGGAAGGCCGAGTTCTAATGCCCCTTGAAGCCTCGCCCGTAAGCCAACAATTTGGCTGGGTTGAAGACAAATACGGTGTTTCATGGCAATTAAATTTGGCAAAAGACTAA
- a CDS encoding transglycosylase domain-containing protein, with protein MTDTTGRSPKRKPLWLRLFQGLMSLTILTVIAACILLAYLYTTSLPLADTDRNSRLLDSQGQVIATFSAGGKESIPVQLDHISPDLIAATLAVEDRKFYDHFGFDFKGLGRAVIVNLTRWDMSQGASTLTQQLARNLYLSHEKTWTRKAKEAIYTAQLEMKYTKNELLQMYLNEIYYGHGAYGIEAASQMYFGKSAKDLDLAESALLAGIPKGPTYYSPYNHMKNAKDRQKIVLDSMALIGKITPAEATKAYEEMLALRPESQRRTVETAPWFRDYVRQLVTHQLGISEGVLEHGGLSIYTTLDMHMQQAAEAAVNEGMKNSNGLETALISMDPRNGHVKAMVGGTNYVGNQYNHALATTRQPGSSFKPIMYLSALDSGELTSTSKFESRPTLFHYDNNRKTYKPKNFGDKYLGEIDLRRAIAASDNIYAVSTILKVGTDKVMDLASKMGITSELKPVPSLALGVSPVSPFEMASAFSVIGSGGQKVAPVAVLRITDAAGRSLYEAPQAAPVQVVKPASAYVLTRLMEGVFEEGGTGNRVAKLIKRPVAGKSGTTNTDAWMVGFTPELSTAVWVGYDKGKDISTQDARRAAPIFAQYTEKALENVPPKIFPIPDGVVSAYIDPASGKLAAPDSPDKRLEVFVSGTEPKETLSGQDNQPASTPTDQAERQAEKKSWWGNFKRWWMD; from the coding sequence ATGACCGATACGACCGGACGATCCCCCAAGCGTAAACCGCTTTGGCTTCGATTGTTTCAAGGACTGATGTCTCTCACGATCCTGACGGTCATCGCCGCCTGCATCCTGCTCGCCTATTTGTACACGACCAGCCTTCCGCTCGCGGATACGGATCGGAATTCACGTCTGCTCGATAGTCAGGGGCAAGTCATCGCCACTTTCTCTGCTGGAGGCAAAGAATCCATTCCGGTCCAGCTTGATCACATTTCACCCGATTTGATTGCAGCTACCCTGGCTGTGGAAGATCGGAAGTTTTACGATCATTTTGGCTTTGATTTCAAAGGTCTGGGCCGGGCGGTAATCGTTAATCTGACCCGCTGGGATATGTCGCAAGGGGCCAGCACGCTGACTCAGCAGCTTGCACGCAATCTATACTTATCTCATGAGAAAACGTGGACGCGCAAGGCCAAGGAGGCTATCTATACCGCACAGCTTGAAATGAAGTACACCAAAAATGAGCTGCTACAAATGTATTTGAACGAAATTTACTATGGTCACGGCGCCTATGGCATTGAAGCAGCTTCGCAAATGTATTTCGGTAAATCCGCAAAAGATCTGGATTTGGCCGAAAGCGCCCTGTTAGCAGGTATTCCAAAAGGGCCAACCTACTATTCACCGTATAATCATATGAAAAATGCAAAGGATCGGCAGAAAATTGTTCTGGACTCCATGGCGCTTATCGGCAAAATTACACCGGCTGAAGCCACCAAGGCCTATGAGGAAATGTTAGCCCTGCGGCCCGAGAGCCAGCGTCGGACAGTGGAAACCGCTCCCTGGTTCCGCGATTACGTCCGCCAGTTGGTGACACATCAGCTCGGGATTAGCGAAGGGGTGCTTGAGCATGGCGGCCTGAGTATTTATACCACGCTGGACATGCACATGCAGCAAGCAGCCGAGGCGGCTGTAAACGAGGGCATGAAGAACAGCAACGGACTGGAAACCGCGTTAATCTCCATGGACCCGCGCAACGGGCATGTCAAGGCCATGGTCGGCGGAACGAACTATGTCGGGAATCAATATAATCATGCGCTGGCCACAACCCGGCAGCCAGGCTCCTCCTTCAAGCCGATTATGTATCTAAGCGCACTGGATTCCGGCGAATTGACGAGTACGTCCAAGTTCGAAAGCCGACCGACGTTGTTCCACTACGATAACAATCGCAAGACCTATAAGCCCAAAAATTTTGGAGACAAATATTTGGGCGAAATAGATCTTCGGCGCGCAATTGCGGCGTCCGATAATATTTATGCCGTTAGCACCATTTTGAAGGTGGGAACGGATAAGGTCATGGATCTCGCCAGCAAAATGGGCATTACAAGCGAGCTCAAGCCCGTACCTTCGCTAGCGCTGGGTGTGTCGCCCGTCAGCCCGTTCGAGATGGCCTCGGCCTTCTCGGTCATCGGTAGCGGCGGGCAAAAGGTGGCTCCGGTGGCAGTGCTGCGCATCACCGATGCTGCCGGGCGGTCGCTGTACGAAGCGCCCCAAGCCGCGCCCGTGCAGGTGGTGAAGCCCGCCTCCGCCTACGTCCTCACACGCCTTATGGAAGGCGTGTTCGAGGAAGGCGGCACTGGCAACCGGGTCGCGAAGCTGATCAAGCGCCCGGTTGCCGGCAAGAGCGGCACGACCAACACCGATGCGTGGATGGTCGGCTTTACCCCCGAGCTGTCCACCGCTGTCTGGGTCGGCTATGACAAGGGCAAGGACATCAGCACACAGGATGCCCGACGGGCGGCTCCGATTTTTGCGCAATATACGGAGAAAGCGCTGGAGAATGTGCCACCCAAAATCTTTCCTATCCCTGACGGCGTAGTCAGCGCTTATATTGACCCGGCCAGCGGCAAGCTGGCTGCACCGGACAGCCCGGACAAGCGGCTGGAGGTATTCGTCAGCGGCACGGAGCCGAAGGAGACGCTATCGGGGCAAGATAACCAACCGGCATCCACACCAACTGACCAAGCGGAGCGACAAGCTGAAAAGAAATCGTGGTGGGGCAATTTTAAGCGTTGGTGGATGGATTAA